CGGGCCATCAGCCCCTGGGCCGCAAAGCTGTAAACGCCCCGACCACCCACAATTAAATGTTCATGAACCGTAATTCCCACCATACCCAGGGCAAACACCAGTTTTCGAGTGATATCTTTATCACTGGCTGACGGGGTCACATCCCCGGACGGATGATTGTGGGCAAAAATCATTGCCGCCGACTGATGCTGCAACGCTTTGATCACCACTTCCCGGGGATAGACTGCGCTGGCGCTCAAAGTCCCGGAAAACAGAATTTCCGATGCCAGGACCCGGTTTTTGGCATCCAGAAAAACACCCACAAAATGCTCCCGGCCTTTAAACCCGATGGTATGATTCAAATAATCCACCAGGTCTTCCGGATTGTTCACCACATCCCGCTCCACAACCTTTGTTTCCAGGTATCGGTCCGCCACCGCTTTGATCAGACGAATACCCATACTGTTGACCGGTCCGACTCCCGGAACCCGGGACAATTCATCCACATCCGCTTCCAGCACGGCCTGGAAACTTTTGAACTCTTTTAACAACGCCTTGGCCGCATCTTTACAATCCTTCATGGGCGTGTTCAAGGTCAACAGCAGCTCAATGACCTCATAATCGTGGAATCCGGCAAGTCCACCGGAAAGAAACCGCTCCCGCAGCCGTTTCCGATGCCCTGCGCCTTTATGGGTCGCTTTACTGAAGACTGTCTTCGTCGTCCGGCTGGATTTCTGAGTCAAGATCGTCTGTGTCTCCATTCTCGTCAAAAAGCCGGGCAATACCTATGAGTTTTTCACCGGCTCCCAGATTGATCAGCTTGACGCCCTGGGTATTGCGGGAAATGATGTTGATACCGCCGATGTCCGTGCGGATCAATATTCCTTTATCTGTCACCATCATGAGTTCATCTGTATCATCCACCAAAGCCAGGGAAACCATTTTACCGTTCCGTTTGGATGTCTTGATGGAAAACACACCCATGCCGCCGCGGTTCTGGGTTTTATACTCTGCCACGTCCGTGCGTTTGCCATATCCGTTTTCCGTGACTGTCAACAGGGTCTGCTGCCCGGCCAGGACTTCCATTCCTACCACCTGGGAATCCGGGGGAATCCGCATGCCCCGGACCCCCATGGATCCCCGGGCCGTAGCCCTGACATCGGATTCATGGAACCGGATCACCTTGCCGCCGTCCGATCCCAGAAACACGTTCATATTGCCGTCCGTGATTCGAGCTGCGATAAGCTCGTCTCCCGGGGCCAGCTTCACCCCGATCAGTCCGCCGGATCTGGGCCGGGAATAGGCCATGAGATCGGTTTTTTTCACCCGTCCCTTGCGGGTAGCCATGACCACATAGCAGTTTTCCACAAATTCATTCACTGTGAGCAGGGTGGCCAGGGTTTCTCCTTCTTCGAACTGCAGCAGGTTCACAATGGCCTTGCCCAGGCTGGACCGGCCGGCCATGGGCAGTTCATACACCTTGGCCTGGTACACCTTGCCGAAATTGGTGATAAACAAAACCGTGGCATGGGTGGAAGCCACAAACAGATGCTCCACAAAATCATCGATTTTGGTTCCCATGGCGGTCTTGCCTTTCCCCCCCCGGTGCTGACTGGCATAAAGGGTGACCGGATTGCGTTTGATATACCCGGACCGGGTCACGGTGACCACCATGTCCTCTTCAGCGATCAGGTCTTCAATGCTGATATCAGCCGTGCTTTCCACAATCTTTGTCCGGCGGTCATCCCCAAACTCGTCCACCAGTTCTGCGAGCTCATCCTTGATCAAGCCTTTGACCACCTGGTCACTGCCCAGAATCTCCCTGTACCAGGCAATATCCTTGAGCAGGGCATCATATTCCGTGATTATTTTTTCCTGTTCAAGCCCGGTAAGCCGCTGGAGCCGCATGTCTAAAATGGCCTGGGCCTGCACCGGTGTCAGGTCAAACGTGGTAATCAATCCGGTTTTGGCTTCCTCCGGGGACCGGGATGCCCGAATCAGGGCCACCACCTCATCCAGGTGATCCAGAGCGATTTTCAACCCTTCCAGAATATGGGCCCGTTCCTCCGCCTTTCTCAGATCAAACCGGGTGCGCCGGATGATGACATCCTTGCGGTGTTCGATGAAATGCACCAGAATATCCTTGAGGGTCAGCAGTTCCGGCCGATTGTTCACCACGGCCAGGAAAATGATGCCGAACGAGGTCTGAAGATTGGTGTGTTTGTACAACTGGTTGATCACCACTTCAGCGATCTGATCCCGCTTGAGTCCTATGGCAACGCGCATGCCCTGACGGTCGGATTCATCCCGCACAAACGAGGCCCCGGTGATGACTTTGTCCCGCATGAGTTCAGCAATTTTTTCCACCAGTTTGGCCTTGTTCACCTGGTAGGGCAGTTCGGTGATCACAATGGTTTCCTGACCGGTTTTCTTATTTTCTTCCACCTCCACCTTGGCCCGCAATGTGATAATCCCGCGCCCGCTGCTGTATGCCTCGTAAATCCCATGTGTTCCGTAAATATGTCCCCAGGTGGGGAAATCCGGACCCGGAATGTACTGCATCAAATCCTGAATACCCAAATCGGGATCATCGATCAACGCCTTGATACCATCCGCCACTTCCCGGATATTGTGAGGCGGAATGTTGGTGGTCATGCCCACGGCAATACCGGAGGATCCGTTCACCAGGAGCGCAGGAAACCGGGTGGGCAGCACGGCCGGTTCATCCAGGGTCTCATCATAGTTGGGAATAAAATCCACGGTTTCTTTTTCCAGATCCGCCAGCATCTGATGAGACAGCTTGCGCATCCGGATTTCCGTATAACGCATGGCTGCTGGTGAATCGCCGTCCACAGATCCGAAGTTACCCTGCCCGTCCACCAGCATATACCGCAATGAAAAATCCTGGGCCATGCGCACGATGGTGTCATACACTGCAGAATCCCCGTGGGGATGATATTTACCAATGACATCACCCACAATACGGGCGGATTTCTTGTACGGCTTGTTCCAGTCGTTACGCAACTGCTGCATGGCATACAGCACCCGCCGGTGCACGGGTTTCAGCCCGTCGCGCACATCCGGCAAGGCCCGGCCGATAATGACACTCATGGCATATTCGAGGTAGGATTGTTTCATCTCCTTCTCGATGCTGGTCAAATGGGTTTCTTTCTGGATCATCTGCTTTTTTACTCCGAAAATTGATTATTTTTTTTGTTTTGCCGGTTCAACCATGGATTGAAAACTGGAAAAATATATATCCGACAAGGTGAGGAACAAGGTCGCTATCAACGGTCCGTAAATAATGCCCATCAGGCCGTACACATTCAGACCGCCGATGATGGCAAAAAAAACGAGAAGCGGATGCATAGCCACCCGGTCTCCCACCAGTTTGGGCTTGTAAATGTATTCAACCCCCCAGGAAAGCATGCCATAAAACCCCAGTAAGCCGAACCCCGTGATCATTGAATTGTCAATCATATAAAACACAGCGGTGGGTACCAGAACAATTCCAATGCCCACAATGGGCAGAAACGCCATGAATCCCATGACCAGGCCCCAGAGAACCGGAGAGTTCAACCCCAGGAACCAGAACAGAACCCCGCCGGCAATCCCTTGAATCAATCCGCCCAGACCATTGACAATCAGCACTGCCCCGGCCATTTCATGAAATTGTGTAACCAATTTTTTGTCATGTTCATCCTGAAGCGGAGACAGGTCGTACAAATACTGAATCAGCCGCTTCCCATCCATGAACATGTAAAAAATAACGATCAGCATCAGGCAGAAATAAAACACCAGATTCAGCAGATTAGATGTGATGAACCGGGCCTGCTGAAACAGGGACAATCCCAGCATTTTCCCCAGTTCAGACACCGGGGCGAACAACTCCTGCCAGGAAACTGTTTTCTGGATCCCTGCCCGGGCCAGCAGATCATTGAGCCGTTCCAGGGCCCGGGTGTTTTCCAAAGTCTGGATCAACTGGTTTGAAAAGACAGCATCTCTGGCCATATTATATAATCCCAGGGCTTCTCTGGACAACACCCCCACAAAAAAGACCACTGGAATGAACACCACAAAAAAAATGATAATGCAGGTCAATACCGATGCCGCCCGCATGGATATTTTTTGGGCAAACACATTGACCATGGGTTGAAACACACCCGTGATCACCCCACCCAGAACAATGGTGGCTGTAAATGGTGCCAGCAGATTTCCCAGCAAAAGAATGGATGCACAGAACAGGGCCAGAAAAAAGAAAAACACCCCTCTTTGAAAAATGGTCTGTTCCAAGACACCACCCGTTGGGATATCAGCTGCTGAAAATGCCTAAGACCGCCATCACCAGAAGTATTTCAAAAATGACCACCTGAACAAAACTGTCAAAAAAATGGTAGACGATCCCTCCCCCGACAATTGCAGGGACCGCACTGTAAATGAGTATGCCCAGTTTTCTTGGTATATCCATGTGTGAACACATCCTTTCAGGTCATTATGGGGCTAAGACCGGTGCTGTCCAGCACCCGGCCATAACCCCATATAGATTCATCTGCAGAAGTTATTGGAAATAATTACCATTTTTGTAATTTCAAGTAAAGAAAAACTTATTTTTCAATGATCATGGCCATGCCCATGCCGCCACCGATACACATGGATATCAGGCCGGTCCCGTAACCTTTGCGTTTCATCTGGTGAATGGCGGTGACCATCTGTCTGGCACCGGTGCATCCAATGGGATGTCCGATGGAAATACCGGACCCCAGTTCATTGGGTGTTTCCACATCGATATTCAATTCCCGCATGCATCCGATGGCCTGGGCCGCAAACGCTTCGTTCAATTCGATCATATCAATGTCCTTGACAGTCATTCCGGTCTGTTTCAACACTTTTTTCACAGCCGGCACCGGTCCCAGCCCCATATACGCCGGATCCACGCCGCCGGATGCAAAGGCCTTGATTTTGGCCAGTTTTTCCAGGCCCAGTTCATCGGCTTTTTCTTCGGTCATGAGCAGCACAGCAGCAGCCGCATCATTGATGCCGGATGCATTGCCCGCAGTCACGCTTCCGTCTTTTTTAAATGCCGGCCGCAGTCTGGCCAATTTTTCCATGCTGGTCTCCATGGGCCGCTCATCCGTGTCCACCACAATATCCCCTTTGCGGGATGCAATGGTCACCGGCACGATTTCCTCTGCAAAGGTCCCATCCTGAATCGCTGCCATGGCCCGATTGTGACTCAGCAGGGCCAACTGGTCCTGATCTTCTCTGGAAATACCATATTTTTCTACGATATTTTCCGCAGTCAGCCCCATGTGGTACCCGTAAAAAATTTCATACAGCCCGTCAAACACCATCAAGTCATGGACCTGGCCCTGACCGGTCAGTTCCATGCGGTGTCCCCACCGGGCTTTCAACAATGCCATGGGCGCGTTGCTCATGCTTTCCTGCCCACCGGCCAGCACCACATCCGCACTGCCTGCCATGATAGCCTGGGCCCCCAGCGCAATGGCCTTCAGCCCGGAACCGCAGATCTTGTTGATGGTCATGGCCGGCGTGAACCGTGGCAGACCGGCATTGATCATGGCCTGTCTCGCCGTATTCTGTCCCTGGCCTGCCTGGAGCACATTACCCATGATCACCTCATCCACAAACAGTTCCTTGAGGCTCTCATCATAATCATATCCCTTTTTTTCAATATCGATCATGCCTTGATCTTTCAGGGATTCCGGGCCAAATGCCGCCTGTTCATCGGTCACACCCGGGCGCAGTCCTGCCCGCTTAAGCACTTCTTTCATGACACAGGTACCCAGATCCTTTACAGACACCGCTTTCAAAGAACCGCCAAAAGATCCTACCGGGGTCCTGACACCGCTGACTATCACCACGTTTTTCATTTAATACCTCCACGTTTATCAATTTTTATCAATTGGTTATGTAATCTGTCGGTGGCAGCGCACTGCACTGATTTGTTCAGACAACAGTTACATTTTAACTGCACATATCCATCCCAAGGTCCATAGCAGACAGACGCACAAAAAACAAGAGATTATGACGGTCTCGTGCAATTGACAAATATGTTTTTTTACGCAAAACTGTTTTATTTTTGCCATTGCTGAACAGTAATCAAGGATCTGAATGCATATGAATACACATGTGGTGATGGCCGGATGGGGCCAGGTCACACAACCCAAAGAGACAGAAAATCCTTTGGATCCGCCGGGTCTCATGATTCAGGCGGCAGAACGGGCCGGACAAACCCTGACGGACCCGTCTGTGCTGTCCCGGCTGGACGGCATCATGGTGGTCCGACCATTGAGCGCCCACTGTCCGGATGCTCCGATTCAGGTAGCCCGGGCTCTGGGGGTAAAACCAGGGTTCCTGCATATCTCCAACATCGGGGGGAATTCCCCCCAGACCCTGATCAACCAGGCTGCCGACCTGATTGCGGAAAACCGGCTGGAACGGGTGCTGGTAGTGGGGGCGGAAGCCTATGTGAAACGGCATCCTGACACCCCAAAACCAGAAAGTGCCCTGCTCCAGGGCATCCCCGAAACGTATGCCAACGACGATGCCATCGGTGCCACACCTGTGGAAACCCTGCATGGTATCCAGCACCCCATGCAGGGGTTTCCCCTGTTTGAAACCGCCCTGTGGCAGGCCTCGGGCCTGCCACTGTCCGCCTATCTTGAAAAAATCGGAACCATGTGGTCTCAATTCAGCCGGACGGCGGCCGGCCATCCGTATGCCTGGGTCAGGACGTCTCGAACGTCCCATGAGATCATCACCCCGTCATTGGACAACCGGCCGGTCGCCTTCCCCTATACCAAATTCATGAACGCGTTCATCACCGTGGATCAGGCCGCAGCTGTGATTCTCATGTCGGAAAAAGCGGCCCGTGCCTGTAGTAAAAAAAACCTTCAGCCGGTTTATTTTCTGGGGGGAGGATATGCCAGGGACCGCCAGCGTTTCATGGTGGAAAAAAGCGATTTTACTGTGAGTGTTCCATTGAAAACCGCTGTGGACAAAGCCCTGGAAAGGGCCGGACTGACCCTGGACCAGATGGATTGTTTTGATTTTTATTCCTGTTTCCCCTGTGCCGTGTCCATTGCCAAAAAAATGACCGGGGTGTCGGACAATGATCCCCGGCCTTTGACGCTCACCGGTGGGTTGGGTTTTTTCGGCGGTCCGGGCAACAATTACAATCTGCATGCCGTGGCCACCCTGGCGGAACAGATCGCTACCGGCCGATACCGCACCGGCCTGGTAACTGCCCTGGGATGGTTCATGTACAAACACGCCGCCGGCATCTACAGCAGCCGCCGGCCTGAAAAAAGCCTGGCAGGCACGGCAGCGGCCGACCATGAAAAGCCGCTGGCAGGATTTAATCCGGTACCTGTGGATGAAGCGCCGACCGGCAAAGGGATCATAGAAACCTATACCATCGTGTATCGTCCGGACCACACCCCGGCCTACGGGGTCATCTACGGCCGGACCCGTCAGGGTCTGCGGTTTGTGGCCAGAACAGCCGATGATCCGGACCTGTTTGCGGCCCTGTCCGGCAAAAATATGGTGGGCCGTACCGTCCGCCTGACACACGACACCATTACAAAAATCACCACAGCGTATCTGTGAACTGAAAACAGATCCGTCTTTACCTGATTTTTTTCGGATTGTCCCGCAGAGCGATCCAGGCCGCCAGTCGCTGTTTGACCGTTTTCTCATACCCCCGGTCTGTGGGAAAATACAGGCGCTGCCCGTCCAAAGAATCCGGCAGATACGACTGAGGCGCATATCCGCCCTCATGATCATGGGCATATCGGTATCCGGTGCCGTATCCCATCTCTTTCATCAATTTTGTGACTGGATTGCGAATGTGCAGGGGCACGGGCCGATGTCCGGTTTTTTCCACCAGGTCGGTCACCTGTTTCTGGGCTGCATACACAGCATTGCTTTTAGGGGCTGTGGCCAGGTACACGGCCGCCTGGAAAAGGGATCCGTCTCCTTCGGGCCGGCCCAGCAGCCGAAAGGATTCCCCGGCATTCAAAGCCATGGTCAGCGCCCCGGGATCAGCCATGCCCACATCTTCGGTGGCAAACCGAACCATGCGCCGGATCAGGTAACAAGGGTCGTCACCGGCCGCCAGCATGCGCTGAAGCCAGTAGATGGCTGCATCCGGGTCACTGCCCCGCATGCTTTTGATGAACGCGGAAATCAGATTGAAGTGTTCTTCTCCGGCCTTGTCATACAGCAGCGCTTTTTTTCCCACCACGGTTTCCAGATCCGCCAGGGAAATGAACGATTTATCACTGAAATGAAACGCTGCCGCTTCCAGAGCGGTCAATGCCATGCGGGCATCCCCGTCCGCACTGTGTGCCAGAAACTGTAAGGCTTCCGTCTGAAACCGGTCCAAATCCCACCCCAGGCCATGGACCGGGTCTGTGACGGCCCGAACGAGAATAGCCTGGATATGTCTGGGTTCCAGACCCTTGAGGGCAAACACCCGGCACCGGGATACCAGGGCCGGGATCACTTCAAAGGAAGGGTTTTCCGTGGTAGCCCCCACCAGGGTGATCAGTCCGGTTTC
The window above is part of the Desulfotignum phosphitoxidans DSM 13687 genome. Proteins encoded here:
- the radC gene encoding RadC family protein, whose translation is METQTILTQKSSRTTKTVFSKATHKGAGHRKRLRERFLSGGLAGFHDYEVIELLLTLNTPMKDCKDAAKALLKEFKSFQAVLEADVDELSRVPGVGPVNSMGIRLIKAVADRYLETKVVERDVVNNPEDLVDYLNHTIGFKGREHFVGVFLDAKNRVLASEILFSGTLSASAVYPREVVIKALQHQSAAMIFAHNHPSGDVTPSASDKDITRKLVFALGMVGITVHEHLIVGGRGVYSFAAQGLMARFQKEFSASDDHGRR
- a CDS encoding thiolase family protein is translated as MKNVVIVSGVRTPVGSFGGSLKAVSVKDLGTCVMKEVLKRAGLRPGVTDEQAAFGPESLKDQGMIDIEKKGYDYDESLKELFVDEVIMGNVLQAGQGQNTARQAMINAGLPRFTPAMTINKICGSGLKAIALGAQAIMAGSADVVLAGGQESMSNAPMALLKARWGHRMELTGQGQVHDLMVFDGLYEIFYGYHMGLTAENIVEKYGISREDQDQLALLSHNRAMAAIQDGTFAEEIVPVTIASRKGDIVVDTDERPMETSMEKLARLRPAFKKDGSVTAGNASGINDAAAAVLLMTEEKADELGLEKLAKIKAFASGGVDPAYMGLGPVPAVKKVLKQTGMTVKDIDMIELNEAFAAQAIGCMRELNIDVETPNELGSGISIGHPIGCTGARQMVTAIHQMKRKGYGTGLISMCIGGGMGMAMIIEK
- a CDS encoding AI-2E family transporter — its product is MEQTIFQRGVFFFFLALFCASILLLGNLLAPFTATIVLGGVITGVFQPMVNVFAQKISMRAASVLTCIIIFFVVFIPVVFFVGVLSREALGLYNMARDAVFSNQLIQTLENTRALERLNDLLARAGIQKTVSWQELFAPVSELGKMLGLSLFQQARFITSNLLNLVFYFCLMLIVIFYMFMDGKRLIQYLYDLSPLQDEHDKKLVTQFHEMAGAVLIVNGLGGLIQGIAGGVLFWFLGLNSPVLWGLVMGFMAFLPIVGIGIVLVPTAVFYMIDNSMITGFGLLGFYGMLSWGVEYIYKPKLVGDRVAMHPLLVFFAIIGGLNVYGLMGIIYGPLIATLFLTLSDIYFSSFQSMVEPAKQKK
- a CDS encoding replication-associated recombination protein A, which encodes MDLFDAHSDQDLAGTVPLADRMRPRSLSELKGQDHLMAPGSLLARAIQDDRVFSMILWGPPGCGKTTLANIIAHETRCEFVRISAVLSGVKDVRQIIDTAREKRALFKKRTLLFVDEIHRFNKAQQDAFLHHVETGLITLVGATTENPSFEVIPALVSRCRVFALKGLEPRHIQAILVRAVTDPVHGLGWDLDRFQTEALQFLAHSADGDARMALTALEAAAFHFSDKSFISLADLETVVGKKALLYDKAGEEHFNLISAFIKSMRGSDPDAAIYWLQRMLAAGDDPCYLIRRMVRFATEDVGMADPGALTMALNAGESFRLLGRPEGDGSLFQAAVYLATAPKSNAVYAAQKQVTDLVEKTGHRPVPLHIRNPVTKLMKEMGYGTGYRYAHDHEGGYAPQSYLPDSLDGQRLYFPTDRGYEKTVKQRLAAWIALRDNPKKIR
- the gyrA gene encoding DNA gyrase subunit A; the encoded protein is MIQKETHLTSIEKEMKQSYLEYAMSVIIGRALPDVRDGLKPVHRRVLYAMQQLRNDWNKPYKKSARIVGDVIGKYHPHGDSAVYDTIVRMAQDFSLRYMLVDGQGNFGSVDGDSPAAMRYTEIRMRKLSHQMLADLEKETVDFIPNYDETLDEPAVLPTRFPALLVNGSSGIAVGMTTNIPPHNIREVADGIKALIDDPDLGIQDLMQYIPGPDFPTWGHIYGTHGIYEAYSSGRGIITLRAKVEVEENKKTGQETIVITELPYQVNKAKLVEKIAELMRDKVITGASFVRDESDRQGMRVAIGLKRDQIAEVVINQLYKHTNLQTSFGIIFLAVVNNRPELLTLKDILVHFIEHRKDVIIRRTRFDLRKAEERAHILEGLKIALDHLDEVVALIRASRSPEEAKTGLITTFDLTPVQAQAILDMRLQRLTGLEQEKIITEYDALLKDIAWYREILGSDQVVKGLIKDELAELVDEFGDDRRTKIVESTADISIEDLIAEEDMVVTVTRSGYIKRNPVTLYASQHRGGKGKTAMGTKIDDFVEHLFVASTHATVLFITNFGKVYQAKVYELPMAGRSSLGKAIVNLLQFEEGETLATLLTVNEFVENCYVVMATRKGRVKKTDLMAYSRPRSGGLIGVKLAPGDELIAARITDGNMNVFLGSDGGKVIRFHESDVRATARGSMGVRGMRIPPDSQVVGMEVLAGQQTLLTVTENGYGKRTDVAEYKTQNRGGMGVFSIKTSKRNGKMVSLALVDDTDELMMVTDKGILIRTDIGGINIISRNTQGVKLINLGAGEKLIGIARLFDENGDTDDLDSEIQPDDEDSLQ